The Bradysia coprophila strain Holo2 chromosome X unlocalized genomic scaffold, BU_Bcop_v1 contig_12, whole genome shotgun sequence genome window below encodes:
- the LOC119067399 gene encoding DNA ligase 4 has translation MDELSKANISANILFSTVTSTLERIQNTAGHAKKVAILSGYFEKFAKFRDTFAKSNVDCNSSIYPVLRLIIPKKDVDRDRYGIQTYTFGQIYVRILGVQPKSDVAKRLTAKCSSKDYPNVVYDVMKNRCCDVCTLTVYDVNKHLDTIADCYNNNNRKKIDDEIIKMVQRMTAIDQKWLVRIILKDMNLGVKPGTILTTFNPSAKEFLNQYSSLSRVCLAVENGEVYEESASVVELFRRCNPMLCQRGTVEKLQSLLSHKEYYLETKMDGERFHMHIKDGEYKYFSRGGHEFNSFGSNKTSGSLTPFVDPLFKVSVKNLILDGEMMVYNKEHLVYHTKGEHFDVKAIQPNDSTRRPCFVAYDILYFNDQSLINKPYAERSRLLASIFNEKPGVLTMCKPIKIRDSDHIIECLNKAFDQKEEGVVIKESDSVYAPGKRVSSWIKIKPDYIDGLVSDFDLLVIGGYYNPSNKFIYKYLLGVQKKLSSSKSEFVAVCNISSGLSTSKRIEINEKLKPYWKNCAHTKSGRSTVVNNPPGMDFGSQTPDVWIQPEHSIIFEVRASELVSSTSYGTPYTLRFPRIESLRTDKSWYDCCQLEEYESVCLSNNKVEKAVKRHITDTDINAMPPKRTRQSTNDKKTKFSAPSNVGNINLLYDNVPKVDRICEGKEFCVLNTANNLPPLEELHKMILRHGGKVVQNPTKQTFVAIAATESLRVSKLKEARMCNIATVNWLMKAVGVNIPLKKLIRFHPSDMLSYTDETADEFRRKYDKYSDSFTKQVSVGQLKSVFDSMDEKDLDVLDRNGIYQLEAELEGDQSKPVNMFRLATGLFWNPGKCNKRMDLAEEFFKFRGGKVKDSFDNLSHIFVDPDGFNVEQLLAEHNASRRGIEKIRFVSYEWVMQCFNLGKKCSAKSFLLAI, from the exons ATGGATGAATTATCAAAG GCCAACATATCGGCAAATATCCTATTCAGTACCGTCACTAGTACCCTGGAACGGATTCAAAATACAGCAGGACACGCAAAGAAAGTAGCGATTTTGtctggatattttgaaaaattcgcCAAATTTCGCGACACATTTGCCAAGTCCAACGTTGATTGT AATTCGAGCATCTATCCCGTGCTCCGTTTAATAATTCCGAAAAAAGACGTGGACAGAGACAGATACGGCATCCAAACGTACACATTCGGACAAATTTATGTTCGCATTTTGGGTGTTCAACCGAAAAGTGACGTTGCTAAGCGCTTAACAGCAAAATGTTCGAGCAAGGATTACCCGAATGTGGTGTACGATGTAATGAAAAATCGTTGCTGTGATGTGTGCACATTGACGGTCTACGATGTGAACAAGCATTTGGATACGATTGCCGATTGCTACAACAATAACAATCGCAAGA AAATCGATGacgaaatcatcaaaatggTCCAACGAATGACTGCCATCGACCAAAAGTGGCTGGTTCGCATAATTCTCAAGGACATGAATCTTGGCGTCAAGCCAGGTACAATACTGACGACATTCAACCCATCGGCAAAGGAGTTCCTAAATCAGTACAGTAGCCTGTCACGTGTTTGCCTGGCCGTCGAAAATGGTGAGGTATACGAGGAAAGTGCATCCGTTGTGGAATTGTTTCGACGTTGCAATCCGATGCTCTGCCAACGCGGTACTGTCGAAAAGCTTCAGAGTTTGTTGAGCCACAAGGAATATTATCTCGAAACGAAAATGGACGGTGAACGGTTTCACATGCACATCAAAGACGGAGAGTATAAGTACTTTTCGCGTGGCGGTCACGAGTTCAATTCATTTGGATCTAATAAAACCAGCGGCTCATTGACTCCGTTCGTTGATCCTTTGTTTAAAGTCTCGGTGAAAAACCTCATTTTGGACGGCGAAATGATGGTCTACAACAAGGAGCACCTTGTCTACCACACAAAGGGCGAACATTTCGACGTAAAAGCGATTCAGCCGAACGATTCTACGCGTAGACCATGCTTCGTCGCCTACGACATTCTGTACTTCAACGACCAGTCTTTGATTAACAAACCGTATGCGGAGAGATCGCGATTGCTagcttcaattttcaatgaaaagcCGGGCGTTCTCACTATGTGCAAACCCATCAAAATCAGAGACAG CGATCACATAATCGAGTGCCTAAACAAAGCCTTCGATCAGAAGGAGGAAGGTGTTGTGATCAAGGAAAGTGACTCCGTATACGCACCGGGGAAACGTGTTTCCAGTTGGATTAAAATTAAGCCAGAC tacatcgATGGGTTGGTGTCTGATTTCGACTTGCTAGTCATCGGTGGGTACTACAATCCGTCGAACAAGTTTATCTACAAATATTTGCTGGGAGTGCAAAAGAAGCTTTCTTCATCTA AAAGCGAATTCGTGGCCGTTTGTAACATAAGTTCAGGCCTGAGCACTTCAAAGCGCATcgaaatcaacgaaaaattgaaaccatACTGGAAGAACTGTGCGCACACAAAATCCGGCCGATCGACGGTGGTCAACAATCCGCCCGGCATGGATTTCGGATCGCAGACACCGGATGTCTGGATACAACCGGAACATTCCATTATATTCGAG GTGAGAGCCTCTGAACTGGTTAGCAGTACTTCATACGGTACACCTTACACGTTAAGATTTCCGAGAATCGAATCATTGCGAACGGATAAATCGTGGTACGATTGCTGTCAGTTGGAGGAATACGAAAGTGTTTGCTTG tCAAACAACAAAGTGGAAAAAGCGGTTAAGCGGCACATTACCGACACCGACATAAATGCAATGCCACCGAAGCGAACAAGACAATCGACGAACGAtaagaaaacgaaattttcagcCCCATCAAACGTTGGCAACATTAATCTCCTTTACGACAAT GTGCCGAAAGTGGATCGCATTTGTGAAGGCAAAGAGTTTTGTGTGTTGAACACGGCCAACAATCTGCCCCCATTGGAAGAACtccataaaatgattttgaggCATGGTGGGAAAGTTGTACAGAATCCCA CAAAGCAGACATTTGTTGCCATCGCTGCTACTGAGTCGCTTCGTGTGTCGAAGTTGAAAGAAGCGAGAATGTGCAACATTGCCACTGTTAACTGGTTGATGAAGGCGGTCGGTGTAAATATACCATTAAAGAAGCTGATACGATTCCATCCCAGTGACATGTTGAGCTACACCGACGAGACGGCAGATGAATTTAGACGAAAGTATGACAAGTATTCCGATTCATTCACCAAACAGGTGTCGGTTGGCCAGTTGAAATCAGTTTTTGATTCAATGGATGAGAAG GATCTTGACGTGTTAGATCGAAACGGAATTTATCAACTGGAAGCAGAACTGGAGGGTGACCAATCGAAACCGGTTAATATGTTTAGACTGGCAACCGGTCTGTTCTGGAACCCGGGAAAATGTAACAAACGAATGGATTTGGCTGAAgagtttttcaaatttcgaggTGGCAAAGTAAAGGATTCGTTTGACAATCTGAGTCACATATTCGTGGATCCGGACGGGTTTAATGTCGAACAGTTACTCGCCGAACACAATGCTAGTAGAAGAGGAATCGAAAAAATCCGATTTGTGAGCTATGAATGGGTGATGCAATGCTTTAATCTAGGTAAGAAATGTAGCGCCAAATCGTTTCTACTTGCAATATGA
- the LOC119067406 gene encoding uncharacterized protein LOC119067406: MQSSIIFTTFSIILCGIVGKCSCNSSSSSCRYLNEEYAVDARRPQNTCEYYGCYGQVTCPGSSSTGECYCKKGYARIFAKGPCISIAHPYCAQRLPPTPEVCQSRPNEVYKEYADSRQCENTCANYDYNCGNVYTYAPVWKPWCDCVEDYARLPNGKCVPVSDPECMKQYQPSVANCWRRGQEIYRVGQICEAIPTCEYPNGPEVVCMAIGPMPRCYCKAGELRNAAGKCVPADKC, translated from the exons aTGCAGAGCTCGATAATTTTTACCACTTTCTCCATCATTTTGTGTGGGATAGTTGGAAAATGTTCTTGCAACTCTAGCAGCTCCT CGTGCAGATATCTGAACGAGGAGTATGCAGTAGATGCAAGACGCCCACAAAACACATGTGAATATTACGGATGTTATGGCCAAGTTACCTGTCCAGGAAGCTCATCGACTGGAGAATGTTACTGCAAAAAAGGATATGCGCGTATTTTCGCTAAAGGACCCTGCATTTCAATTGCGCATCCGTACTGTGCACAAAGATTACCCCCAACACCcg AGGTTTGTCAGAGCAGGCCAAACGAAGTTTATAAAGAGTATGCTGACAGCCGTCAATGTGAAAACACATGTGCAAATTACGACTATAACTGCGGAAATGTGTACACATATGCTCCAGTTTGGAAACCGTGGTGCGATTGCGTAGAGGACTATGCTCGACTACCGAACGGAAAATGTGTGCCAGTTTCGGATCCAGAATGTATGAAACAATATCAGCCATCAGTCG CGAACTGCTGGCGACGTGGTCAGGAAATATATCGAGTTGGACAAATATGCGAAGCTATTCCAACTTGTGAGTACCCGAACGGACCTGAAGTTGTTTGCATGGCTATCGGTCCCATGCCTAGATGTTATTGCAAAGCCGGAGAACTTCGGAATGCAGCGGGTAAATGTGTTCCGGCAGATAAATGTTAA